One segment of Argonema galeatum A003/A1 DNA contains the following:
- a CDS encoding photosystem I assembly protein Ycf4: MTTQTISASDRVLRQQILGSRRFSNYWWATIVSIGGIGFLLAGLSSYLHKNLLPFGDATGLIFVPQGLAMGFYGTAGTLLALYLWLAVFLDFGGGYNEFNQETGFVKIFRWGFPGKNRRIEISSRTEDVQAIRVEIREGLNPRRALYLRIKGRRDIPLTRVGEPMSLSELENQGAQLASFLGVPLEGL, from the coding sequence ATGACGACACAAACAATCTCCGCAAGCGATCGCGTACTCCGCCAGCAGATTTTAGGATCTCGTCGTTTCAGTAATTACTGGTGGGCAACGATCGTCTCCATCGGAGGCATCGGCTTTTTATTGGCCGGTCTTTCCAGTTACCTGCATAAAAATCTGTTGCCTTTTGGTGATGCCACTGGGCTGATCTTCGTCCCCCAAGGGTTGGCAATGGGCTTTTATGGGACAGCCGGGACGCTTTTGGCACTTTATCTCTGGTTGGCGGTCTTTTTGGATTTTGGGGGCGGTTACAACGAATTTAATCAAGAAACAGGCTTCGTTAAGATTTTCCGGTGGGGGTTTCCCGGCAAAAATCGCCGGATTGAGATTAGCAGCCGCACTGAGGATGTACAGGCGATCCGCGTTGAGATCAGGGAAGGTCTGAATCCCCGCCGCGCTCTATATCTGCGAATTAAAGGCCGCAGAGATATTCCCCTGACGCGAGTTGGAGAACCGATGTCTTTGTCTGAACTGGAAAATCAGGGGGCTCAGCTAGCCAGTTTCTTGGGAGTGCCTCTAGAAGGTTTATGA